ggtctagaaggggaaaatctagaccacggtcaatatccgtttcagccaatcaaattcgtgaatttggtagttcccaggccttgtgagacagggccatataataataattaacagttattcttcgaggacgcgccggatatgagctgatatatataaccaacgaggccgtaggccgagttggttattatcagctcatatccggcaagtccgagaagaataactgttttagtaaattttcaagcaattctcttgatttcttcgggtgaaagctcctcaaatcgtgacattttctttaccgacgacgccgcgaaaaaattttttcccacctccaaaatttcagcacaagaaattcgccatcagtttttccttatttggtcaaacttaacgataatggctcatatgatgggcttagggaaccaatcacaaagctggaaaatcattatcctgcgctaaaaatttactaatgagtAATAGTTGTTGTAATCATCGAGCTGCtatcatcattttcatcacaatcatcatcttcatcttaAGCTTGTTGGATGTTTTTCTCTTATCTTTGTTTGTTAGGAAGTCGAGCCAGTTTGTTCACGTTTAAAAGCAGCTCAATTGATGAAGAAATCGCTGACAAGCAAGAGGACACAGGTATCAGCGAGAAGGAGATGGAGGATCTGGCAGCGATCTTGGCTGAAAGAATTCTCCAGGTATTTCTGCAAAATTTAGTCCAGTAATAACTCCACAAACCTTTGTTTCAACATGCAGGTTCAAATAGGAAAaccttaaataacaatgacctgaaccacGTTGCTGACGTacggttttcgttaaaacaatgCTTTGATGCGAGTGCTCaatcttgcaggctcagaaaatcTGGTTCAGGTCATTGTCTTTTAAGGATTTCCCTGCAAATAGACTATTTtgacagttgtgtgcttagatGCCTGGCCGTTGAATGAAAGTGATGCTaatgttgaccttgttttgatagaaacctccttGCTTTTGTTATGATGCTAATTAGAACGATTTTACAGAAGAAATGTTGTGGCGTTTCCATCACAACAAGGTCagcaccagcctcactttcattcaaaggcgtggaaactaagcacacaactgtaaaattgtTTATTCCACTTTTAGCAGTGGCTGCGGGATGTGTCCTCGATGGTCCCGTATTCAACTCCACCACGCTTTGCGAATAACCAACTGGTTGCGCTCTGCCAGTTTGGTTTCTTTGAATTGGTTCTTTCATAAACGCCTCGTTAGCCCCCTGTTGAGTCGTTTCCGCGTTTTTCTCCATTTAACATCAAACGtcctttccttttgtttagtCCGAGAATTTGCAGAAAGATCTTTTTGTCATGGAGAGGGCAATCGCTCTGAACATCTATCAATCAAGACAAGCAAAGTACAGAGGACTGGAGATAGTTCCGGGTAAGCttgatagcgctatccatcggaTAAGTGTGATAGTGatgcaacctcgttctcagggcgTTTGTGCCCTCTCTGGTAGAAAAaactctgggaacgaggctggATGATGATAATGAGGGTGATGACGATGACTGTGGCGGACGATAACGATAACGATAACGGTAACGACCATGATACTGGTTGGTTTCCTGCCGAGGTATTCTTACAATTCCATGTAAATTACAGAGTTTCAAATTCCTTTTTTAAATATGCCCTTTACAGCTATTATGAATACAAGTGGAAAAAATCAATCCCTACCTTGAAAGTGCGATTTTGGCCGGGATTGATTGAGACAAGAATTGCATGGAGTTACCACGACCAGAGTCTTTCTACGACCGGTCCCCCTGAATGACCTTTACCGTCAAATAATACCGTTTTTTTTggaaagtgatttctttttaaCAGCCTTCTTCAGTTACAATGAGAATTTAATTTGATTCTTTTTTGATGATATGAATAACCATATTGTTTATGAACTAATGAGCTGAAAAGAATCAATTTAAATTCCCGCCGATTCCTTGTTTTACAGATATCGATGCCGAAAAACCTGATGCAGAAGATGCTTCATCTGCGGTGGCAACCTTAGCTCAGCTGGGACCAAACCTTCACAAGCTATGGAATTATTCCTGCAATTTAACCAAGGGTCGTAATGTCAGCTGCATGGCGTGGAACAAGCTAAATCCTGTAAGTAGAAAGCCGGAAATTGAAGACTTCTGTGATTTGTGTCGATGCGTGCAGCGAGTTTAGCGGTATTTCCTTTAAAACCATAACGCCAagttccgaaaataagcccctccgTGTATAAGCCTCTTCAAATATAAACCCCCCAACCTCGTAGCGCAAAGAACCCTCCGTTAAGTCGCCTTACCGAATATAAGCCCCTGGATGCTTACACGTGGAAATTGCCCTCAAAcacaaaataaacagaaaaaacgATACGGTAATACATATTCTTGAAATATTTACCTTCCAACTATAAATCAACCCAATCGGTTTTGTAAGGCAAATTTCCCACCCAACATAAGCCcctccaaaaataagcccctcaaCAAGGACcgttgaaaaatataagcccagggcttatttttggaattttacggTCTGAAGCATAGTTAATAACCATGAAATTTTGCTTATGTAGTGTTTCGAATTCCTTAGCGATGGCGATTTTTATTGTGAAATATCTTTTATCGTTAGAATGACCTTCAAgtctttcttttaaaattgatGGCTCCACTTATGGAAGATTGttccaaccttgttcccagtgcCTTCTCGTTCGCCCATGCCAACGAGGCTGAAAGAGATCATTAAATCGGATTTCAAAAACGATACCAACAGAATCAACTACTTGTCAACCTTCTCTCCTAGGATCAATTTTTGCGTTTCCACTTCTTTAATTTGAACTCGCGTATTTAGAAATTTGTCCCTTCTTCTCATAATGGCTACTTTGAAAATCTTATCGAAATTCTAATAGGGATAGTAACCTTCCTTAACAATGAAATAATTTCAAGTCCAGTTTattctatcatttttttttcctgcgcAGGACATCCTTGCTGTTGGTTATGGAGAGTTTGTGTTTTCGGAACAAAAAGGAGGTTTAGCTTGCTGTTGGTCTCTGAAGAATCCAGAGGTAACTATTACTGGTTCTGCTCGTGATAATTCAACCATAGTTCATATCCCCATTGGCCTGTCGTGACCCCCCCTCGCCCCTTCCCCCAGACGTCACTTCATGCCGATAAACTCATTTTCTCTTGTTACCCCTACAGTACCCTGAAAGGTATTTTCATCTCATCAGTGGAGTAACTGCTCTGGATTTCTCGGCTGCTCACCCCAATCTGCTTGCGGTAAGTGAAGTATATTAGGCTCCTCTTCCGGTCGACAGAACAAAGCCATATCTGTGCTTGAAATCTTTTGAAGCCGTGATCACCCGTCTGTATGAACTACCTCAGTTGCGCATCTGGCGCCCTCTTGAAGACCAGAGACGGATTCCCACATTCACTAAGTGACCTCTTACCGCGATATGCTCTCTCTTGGAATGTTGTTGACTTGTTGTTGTACTTTGTGGAAAACCGTTGACAGTATAAGGCCATACCGTGGGAGGGGTCACAGAGTGTATGTGGGAATTCGCCTCCCATTGAACACCTGCCCTCACACTGCACGCGTGTGCACATGGCCTTAAACAGCGTACGCATTCCCGTGAAAGCAGACACCATGGACAAAGGGAAGGGTATGTATTCAGTGCTACATTGAAAATTCGCCATGACACCCCATAAAGTACaaagttttcgtttttttttttttgcctcaaaAGGTTGGCATGTATGATGGAACTATTGCGATCTACAACGTGCGAAACAGGAATGACATGCCTGCTCTCGACAGCTAGTAAGTTTATGATACTCCATTAAATCTACTCATTAACATTATCGTTACGTCATTATTTGACTCCAGGTAATATTGAATGCATCTTCTTGTGAACGCCATCAGTTTTGTAGCTTTTGTCCTTGCAAAGAATTCCATAAACTCGTCTTGagttctctatttgtttttcGTCTGGGTGTTTCTTTCCGCTTAAAGAGACATATCTTCTTAGAACGTGACCGCGTCGCATATGGAGTATGAACAACCCACAATGTAATTGGCTGAAACGGTCTCGATTTTCTGATcgtgagagagagaaaaaagataTTCAGGTGAATTGCGTCAATTGTGCAAACACAATCAATGAAGACAAGCTTTCGAATCGTTTGCCAAGGACGCTGTAAATCTTTTGTCAGCTCTGTGTTTAGCAGTTATTTTCCTTTACAGTGAGAGCCAGGGAAAACACTCTTCCCCAGTCTGGCAAGTACGCTGGGTGGACAGAGATCAGGGGGCTGGTGAGGAAAGAGACGAAATCCTTATCTCTATCTCAGCTGATGGCCGGGTTACCAAGTGGTCTATCAGGAAGGGCTTTGAGAGCGCAGGTGAGAATCCAGTTGGCAATATTTGTATTTTTCTCGGTTAGAATGGAGCGTAGTATACTGGGTATTGAGGCGAGAGttaaagcaaacacgacgtcgacgacggCGAGaaaatctgaaaatgtaacttcgtgtttctgcaattatctctcaattattcaaagtcattacgcctgcaaaatgtgttctaactaccCAAGAATTAAATTGGAAGCAGCGTTTCAGAGATAAGAGGACACaagagaaaatggtttgaacccaagagtaacatacctttattgaaaatgatcatctgagTGACTGGAGTCCCGAGAAGGACGGTTGTTGTTTAACAACAGTTCTTCAGTCAACAACACAGACAGTCCTTCTCAGCACTCCAATCATGCAGATGATCATTTACAATCAAagtataagaagacaaaattgaacatttgtcgtCATATGCGTACGTCGTCcacgcaactgcaaaacaggtcattcacGTCGTGGAAGGAAGGAGAACATCTGCGAGATGTCCAATAatgaaaaaatgcacgtgcaaagcatgcgaaactattgtttttcattgtcaaatatgcaagtTCGTCGTGGTTGCTTCAGCTTCCTATTACAGATTTCAGCTCATGGGCGGAAGGAGGTTGGGGGTAAAGGCTTAAAACTGAGTTCAGGTGACATATTAACGTGACCAAGTGTCACTGTAAATTTGAGTAATTCCATTGTGAAACTGAGAAAATGAAACCCCAGTGGATTTTgccgttgttttcttttcacttgCACTTGTAGACCTGATGAAGTTGAAGAGAATAAATGTGGCCAAACAAGCGAAGGACGGAGGAAAGAAAAGTGATGCCCTTATTTCTCGATTCGCTCCCGGTTTTTGCTTTGATGTTCATCCAAACGATTCCAATGTGTAAGTAAATTATACAAGAAGACATTGTTTTTGTTAAGGATATTTTTTCCTCTTCTATATTATATTTCTTGTCGCTTTATTTCAGTGGAAAACTTCccattttttattcttttcttttgcgcATAACCAGGGCAAAATACAATGTTTGAACAATGTTAAAATATTGGTGAAACAGCGTTTATATTGTTAATATACAGATGTGATTACAAAAGAAGCGCTGTTTCTTTTTTCGACTATTTTAATAACCTGATTGATGGTCAAACCGGATTGAATCCCGCAACCTCCCGCTCTGCAGTCCCGCGTTATTTAACCAACTGTGCCGAAGTAAACATTGCgtttactttttaattttagatACCTTGCTGGAACTGAAGAAGGACATATTCATAAATGTTCTTGTTCTTACAATGAACAATTTCTGGAAAGCTACCACGGTCATACGGTAAGCAACTATTTTGTTCGCCTATGGAGTCATTTGCATTTTGGTTTTGCATGTAAGATTCTCTGCGAACACGtgcaaaacaagaacaaaattcCTGCGCACGGGGTGCACGTATGGATTGAAAATGCCCTCGTGGCACGTGCCACGCTTCCACGTGCACAGCGCCAGTCCtccacgacgacgacaacaacttgaacgtcacaaatttgcatatttgacaacgaaaaacatTAGTTTGGCACGCTTTTGAcgtactttttttattttttaaacgtTTCGCAGAcgctctcgttctttctacgatgtgaaatgacctgttttgcagttgtgtggactacgtgagcacatgatgacaaaaGTTCCGTTTTGTCATCTTACCTCTGGAGAGAGTCTggagaggaaaaaaagaaaaacacatgTACACGTATAGTGTTTGGCTCGCCATTTAATCTTTTGGTAAAAACTCATAGGTTTACACTTAACAAACTCGGAGGTCAAATGTCTTCGGAGCGCAGACGCACTTGCGCTGGAAAATCTTCTTAGTTTATTGTTCTCATTTCAGAGCAAGGGAACATAATTAACTGTCGAGTACAAATCTGTCATGTATTTCAGTTTAGTATTTCAGTTTAGTTTTCAGAGGTGTTTTTTTAGCAATgcgttcttttttttcctttcagggTCCTGTTTATCGACTACAATGGTCTCCATTCTTATCCGATGCTTTTCTGAGTTGCAGTGCTGACTGGAGCATTCGACTTTGGCATCAGGACAAGCCACAACCTATCATGACCTTTATCTCTTCGACAGTGAGTCTGAAATTGAAAGAGATTCAAAGTTGATGGACGTCGCGAACTGCTTTGCATTCTAGTTTTCCGTCAAGCAGTGTGTGACCTtctttggtttatttttttgttgttgttttctttcagaaatCTGTAAATGATGTTTGTTGGTGTCCTTCATCTGCTACACTTTTTGCTTGTGTCAACGACAAAGCTGTGGAAATCTGGGATTTAAGCATCAGCACGtaagagtctttttttttctgaaggtAGCGATTGATCGTGCGTGATATCGCAGGCTCAAACCAGGGTCCGACCAAAGTAACCGAGGAGAAAGCGCGCGCGAGAGGAGCGTGTGTCGTGCTTTCCGAGTCTCGTGTGTCGTGCTTTCCGAGTCTCGCGCGTCGCGTACATTTCGCCCCTTCTTTTATTTTTGGCCGAAATTAGTGAGTACTCGCAGTCTAGTTAAATGTAGTCGCCTTTGCAATCAAATCGGTAGAAGGCGACTGTGACAACCCTCCTCCTCGCGAACACGTTTAGCTGGCACAGGGTAACTTGACTTTAGGGCCTCACTCCTAACCCAAGAAACTCTGCCATCTAGAAGTAGACTCGCAGCTTGATTTTTTGTCTATTAGTCTTGGGGACCTGTGGTCAAGATTTACGTTCAAGTCGCTTTATCGTAAATCAACGGATACCTTGTGGCTTCTCTTCATAGAAATCGCTGTTTGTTTATTAGATTGGACCCAATCATATCGTATGTCCCAGTTCAGGAATTGAAGTTGTCTGTCGTTCGGTTTACAGTGGACTCGGAGGTAATTGGACAAGTTATAGtggtattcttggttttcactcacgtgactaACTGCTTGACGACGGTTGCTATCCGCCATATTGGTGTCGCATTTGTGTCTTGGACTTGGTCAAACGTGTTCTCAATGATGCGATTAAGTCAGTGATTGACAACAGGAAATGATGTTACTGAAACTGTGTACCGTGACTCAATTAGTTTCTCTTTAAAAGTTACGACACCTTTGACCATGATCGGATTGAGATCTTCGTGTTATTAGTGTACGCCTATACTGCGAGACCTTTCGAAGAAACTTGAAAACATGTCCTCTTGTGCTCTCCTTTGCAGCAGTCTTCGGAATGTCACGCAACGttcgttgcgtgacatcccgaagaCAGCTGCGAAGGAAACTAATcaaatacagtagaaccccgctaactcgaactctgaagggaaacgaaaatctgttcgagttagcggggtttcgagttatcggggtcgattaaaatattcaatattttaggttaataattaaaagtttattgattttcagcacttcggtatacaatgtagtgcaaattacggatatCAAActtatttcaaggaaaaaaaaacattttaaacaactgtaacgataaactgcaccgactgtaaatgtaactgtacttaacgttcttactggtccctattgttcagtggtgattgcattttagaaccaaaaaaagaaagcagcgtCTGCTGTCGTTGGGAGCTCCTGAAGTTTTGTTCTGCCAATGCCTCTATGACCTCatattgctccagtctttgtcctagagttcgatcacacaataagaaaagctaatgggatatctcaattgaccttcctgtcgagttataagaaccagaaattcgagttatcggggtaaactttggtcaagggaagcgaaaatctgttcgagttagcggggttttcgagttatcggggttcgagttatccgggtaaaaatgactgaaaagttagttcaaatccaagggaattgagactctgtttgagttagcggggttgttcgagttataggggttcgagttagcggggttctactgtagtGACATTGTTGGTTACGATCTCTGGAGAATTCAGCAGACGTGACCCACAGATTAAATGCGTACAGGAGTCTTCAACTCTATTCTTTTGGTTGCTTAGATAGAAACCGTTTTAGTGGGAGATTCTGAAGGCCAAGTGACAGTTTATCAACTGCGAGGTCTTACTTCTGCGAGAGATAGTCAGGTAAGTTGACACTAGCACCTCACGATGACTCCGATGACGACTATGACGATAATGACGAAGTCGAGTGCCCCCACTGCTCGGCCAACACTGCGCATCAATAGCTATTTTTGCAGTAATGAGCGGTGTTGACACGCAAACGAGACTAAtaagtcattttccattgtattcaACTCATTAATCTCGTCTGCAACAAAAGAAGTAATTGCCTGTAGGCTCAAGTTTAGTAACAACTATTGTTGAATTTTGCTGAACTAGTTTCAGACGCTTTTCACTTTAAACTGAGCAGTAAAACGAACCAAATGTTTTCCAGATCATTTCAGTTTACGAACTTACAGACAAGCTCTTTCGAGACACTCTGAAACAATACTTGTTATTGTCAAAATACCGTTGATAAAAATGACAAATGAAATAACCGATGTTGTTACTTGTTATCGTTTAGGCGCAGATTCTGGCCAAGTTGATAAGTTCAATAGAAAATCCTTCTGGATCGCCAAGCAAGACCAAGGTAGACGAACAATAAACCAAAATCAAGCGTATCTCCACTTTGGTACCTGAGTCGATTCGGCCACAGTTTCAAGGTCTGACGAATTTACAACTGTTCTCCATTGTTTCATGTAAATACAGGTTGCTTTGATGTTCAAGTTGCGctaaaaatatgaacatttagCTTGTATAGCTTATTTCCTGAGAGCGTTTTGACAATCATTCGGGTGAAGACGGGGCTTTGcccttttttatttactttaaaaGGGAAAGACGAAACGTTTCCCGATGAGaaacaaaccaaacaaaaaaggaaaaaaacgaaCACTCTTatgtatataatatatatagGTTACcgtcaaaatgtttatttattttatacaaGAAAAGTGTTAGAAACATTTGAAATCAATTGTGAAGAAGTAAGACAGTTTCTTCGTCGTTTCGGTCCGTTAGTTTATTAGCTTGGATGTTATAGTGGGTAAGTCATTCACCTCTTCTCTTTTGTTTGCATTGAGCGCCATATCACTTGCTTTTTACCATGGACAGCGATGGTTAAAAAGTTTGTTGTTGACTCAGGGATTTTTAACTATTGACGTAAAAACATGGGGACATCGAACGTCGTGTCAGTATATTGCACTCGCAGTCCCAAAAAAGATGCAATTGCTAGATATTTGGAAGTATCCGGGATGGAAGGCCGGCGTATTATCAGTCCACTATTTGAGTAACTAGGCACAAATGAGGGAAGAGATGGAAACAAACTGTAGACGTAAGCTTCAGAGCTATCAAAGAAAAGC
This window of the Acropora muricata isolate sample 2 chromosome 14, ASM3666990v1, whole genome shotgun sequence genome carries:
- the LOC136898748 gene encoding dynein axonemal intermediate chain 4-like; the encoded protein is MNRGDHRKKQSMKPGAGTVSVSMNVSRKSSHSFGTRSIRTIGAGSRSNLFNSSSRKSVAIDSSRGEKAPIKPPVQVFDDMGQDVTPRSLLHVDPTVKRNQSNTFFAAGESIATQSMASEMTGQSFYAASNASMYGGFSRSVFGSVSGRSSPESVSEDLHEPSSTYHDKFSASLGDIQTRPTFAREELTEADLDKMVHLTLSETDTIWLLDFPGTSVAEDSEIAEGIKEKNQKYEELLKNRLGNDSYVERGMQTFNNGKKSKEIQSTKVELHEVGCIATNWDMYDTYNALETNQEGEKDDGGDVFESLSRPTSGEHTSSHDDSESMGSVRAGSAASGSVTGSRASLFTFKSSSIDEEIADKQEDTGISEKEMEDLAAILAERILQSENLQKDLFVMERAIALNIYQSRQAKYRGLEIVPDIDAEKPDAEDASSAVATLAQLGPNLHKLWNYSCNLTKGRNVSCMAWNKLNPDILAVGYGEFVFSEQKGGLACCWSLKNPEYPERYFHLISGVTALDFSAAHPNLLAVGMYDGTIAIYNVRNRNDMPALDSYESQGKHSSPVWQVRWVDRDQGAGEERDEILISISADGRVTKWSIRKGFESADLMKLKRINVAKQAKDGGKKSDALISRFAPGFCFDVHPNDSNVYLAGTEEGHIHKCSCSYNEQFLESYHGHTGPVYRLQWSPFLSDAFLSCSADWSIRLWHQDKPQPIMTFISSTKSVNDVCWCPSSATLFACVNDKAVEIWDLSISTLDPIISYVPVQELKLSVVRFTVDSEIETVLVGDSEGQVTVYQLRGLTSARDSQAQILAKLISSIENPSGSPSKTKVDEQ